GGAAGCAGTCCGAGCGTGCGCGCCACCTGCCGGCTGGGCACGGCGGAGATATCCTTGCCGTTCAGGTAGACGGTGCCGGCGGTGGGCTTCAGCAGCCGGGCCAGGCCCCGCAGCAGGGTGGACTTTCCGCAGGCATTGGCACCGACGATGATCGTGATTTTTCCGGCGGGGAGGGTGAGCGAAAGCGAGTCCACCACTTTGCGCTCGTCGTATCCGAGCTCCAGCTTTTCAGCGGAAAGCAGGTTCTCCATGTCAGCCTCCTTGGCCTACGCGGTTTGACGTGACCAGCAGCCACAGAAGAAAAGGGGCCCCGAGGGCACCGGTCACCACGCCCACGGGCAGGGTGACGCCGGGGATGAGGTTGGCACCGACGAAGTCTGCTGCCAGGACGATGCAGGCGCCGACCAGTCCGGCGGTGAGCAGAGTGCCCTCCCCGCCCATCAGCCGGCGGGCGATGGGTCCGGAGAGGAACGCGATGAAGGCCACCGGGCCGGCTGCCGCGGTGGCGACGGCGGCCAGGCCTACGCCGACGATGATCAGGGCCAGCCGTGCCGATTCGACGCGGATACCGAGGCCGGCAGCGGCGTCGTCACCGAGTTCCAGTCCGCGCAGGCTGCGGGAGAGCACGGCCGCAGCGGGAAGCAGCACCAGCAGGAAGGCGGCCAGGACCGCTGCACGGTCCCAGCTGCTGTTGTTCAGGGAACCGTTCAGCCACACGAGCGCCTCGGAGGCGGTGCGGATATCCGTCCGGGTCAGCAGGAAACTCACCAGTGCCTGCATCACGGCGGCGAAGCCGATGCCCACCAGCACCAGCCGGTAACCCGCCGCACCGCCGCGGCGGGAAAGCAGGTAGATGGCCAGGGCCACCACCAGCGCTCCCACCAGCGCGACGACGGACACCGTGGTCCCGGCGGCGCCGAACAGCACGATTGCGCTCACCGCGCTGGCACTGGCGCCGTAGCTGATGCCGATGATGTCGGGGCTGGCCAGGGGGTTGCGCAGCAGGGTCTGGAATACCGCCCCGGCTATCCCGAACCCCACCCCGATCAAGGTGCCGATGACTGCCCGGGGAAGCTTGCTCTCCATCAGGATGTAGGTTGCACCGGGGATCTGCTCCCCGAACAGGATCCGGAAGAAATCCGGGATGGTGAAGGTATAGGTGCCCAGCAGGACGTAGACCGCGAACAGCACGAACACCGCGGCGGCCAGCAGCGACGGCACCAGCACCCGGCGTCGTCGTCCTTGTCGCCGGGCAGCCCGAACCGCTTCTGCCGCGCCGGCGGGTGCGGTGCGGGGGCCGCGGGGAGTCTCGACGGCGGCGCTCACAGTTCGGCCAGCTTCCGGCGCCGCACGAGCCAGATGAAGACCGGCGCGCCGATCACTGCGGTAGTGACCCCGACGGGGATTTCCCCCGGCGGCAGCAGGACCCGGCCCACCACGTCGGCGGTGACCAGCAGTGCCGGGGCGAGGAGCATGGAGAAGGGCAGAATCCAGCGGTAATCCGGGCCGGTGAAACTGCGCACCACGTGCGGGATGACCAGGCCGATGAACGCGATGGGTCCGGCGGCTGCAGTGGCAGCACCGCACAGCAGCACCACCCCCAGCGCCGTGATCCCCCGTGTGAGTCCCACGCGCTGGCCGAGCCCGCGGGCAACGTCGTCGCCCAGGCTCAGGCCGTTCAGGGCCCGGCCGGCGAAGACGGAAATCAGGGCACCTGCCGCCAGGAACGGCAGCACCGCGACGATGGTGTCCCAGTTCCGTCCGGACACGCTGCCCACCTGCCAGAAGCGAAAGGTATCCAGGGTCTGCTGGCTGGAGACCAGCACGGCGCTGAGCAGGGACATCAATCCGGCGCTGAGCGCTGCGCCGGCCAGGGCCAGTTTGACGGGCGTGGCGCCTTCCCGGCCGAGGCTCGCCACCAGATAAACGACGACGGCGGCTCCCGCAGCGCCGGCTAAGGCAAACCAGATGTAGCCGTTGAGGTTGGTGACGCCGAAGATGTAGATGCCCAGCACCACCGCGAACGCCGCACCGGCGTTGACACCCAGGATGCCGGGGTCTGCCAGCGGATTACGGGCCACGCCCTGCATGGCCGCACCGGCCAGGCCGAGCGCGGCGCCGGTGACCAGGCCCAGGACCGTCCGCGGAACGCGGGAGTGGACCACCGCATGGTCTCCGTTGGCCGGGTCGAAGGCGGTAAAGGCCTCCCAGACGGTGCCGGGGGCAACCGGCCGGGCGCCGATGGCCACGGACGCGGCACATGCCACGGCAAGGAACGCAAGGGTCAGGAGGAGCAGGCCGAAACGTCGTCCGGATCCTCGGTTTCCGGCGGATTCCGGCCGGGAAACGGCAGGTTCAGTGCCGGGACCGGTGGTCTTGCCCGCGGAGGAAGCCGCTTCGGTGAGGTGCACGCGGGAGCCGCGCTGGCGGGGAACGCCTGACGGGCGTGCGGCAACGCTCACGTAGGCACCTCCCTAGAGCAACAGGCAATTTCTTAAGTAAGGCTAGCCTATGGTTACTGCCTTTAAGAAACGTTTATGTTGCGTATTAGGACGCCTGCCGCTGGTTAGTTGTCGGCGCCGTGTCCGGGGGCAACCCGTTCCGATTTCCGCACCGGTCCGGGTGGGGTTCCGTCGCCGAAGGGCCGGCCTCCCAGCTCCTCGCGGCCGTGCTCCGAAAGCCAGTTGGACAGGTCCGGACCTTTGGGCACAATCCCGGTGGGGTTAATGTCCTCGTGGACGATGTAGTAGTGCGCCTTGATCTGCTCGAAGTCCACGGTGTCCCCGAAGCCGGGTGTCTGGAACAGGTCCCGCGCGTACCCCCACAGGGCGGGCATCTCGGTCAGCTTGTTCCGGTTGCATTTGAAGTGCCCGTGATAGACGGGATCGAAGCGCACCAGGGTGGTGAACAGCCGGACGTCCGCCTCGGTGATGGTGTCCCCCACCAGGTAGCGCTGCGTCGAAAGCCGGTCCTCCAGCCAGTCCATCGCAGCCCACAGACGGTCATAGGCCGCGTTGTAGGCCTCCTGCGAGCCGGCGAATCCACACCGGTACACCCCGTTGTTCACCTCGGTGAAGATCCGTTTATTGACCTGTTCCATTTCCGCCAGATGCTCGGCCGGCAGCAGGTCCGGAGCACCCTCGCGGTGGAACTCCTTCCACTCGGTGGAGAAGTCCAGGGTGATCTGCGGGAAGTTGTTGGTCACCACGGCACCGGTGGGAACGTCCACGATCGCCGGGACGGTAATCCCGCGCTGATAGCCGGGGACGCGGCGGAAGAAGGCCTCCTGCAGCCGTTCAATGCCCAGCACCGGGTCCCGTCCGTCCGGATCCAGGTCGAAGGTCCAGCTGCGGGCGTCATGGGTGGGCCCGGGCAGGCCCAGCGAGATGGCATCCTCCAGGCCCAGCAGCCGCCGGACAATGATGGTCCGGTTGGCCCACGGGCAGGCGCGGGCTGCGACCAGCCGGTAGCGTCCGGCCTCCACCGGGTAGCCGTCCCGGCCATCTCGGGTGATTCGGGTTTCGATGTAGTTCGTGTCCCGCGTGTATTCGGTGCCGCCGGTGACATAGGCGCCTTTGGTGCTATGCGCGGAGCTGTCCGCCGGGGCTGATCCCTGTGATGTCATGCCCAACAGACTAACGCGTTGCGCCCGGCCGCGGGGGCCTGCCGCTGCCTTCGGGGCTGCCGGAAAACGGGCGCGGCGGTAGAGTCGAATCCAACGCCGGCAGCAGTTCAACGGAAGGAACTGGACCATGCGAGTAGCGGTTATCGGAGCAACCGGAAACGTTGGAACGGCGATCCTGCGCCGGCTTGCCGACGCCCGCAGCGAACGCGGCGATCTGGAGGTGGTGGGGATTGCCCGCCGGATTCCGGATACCTCGCTGCCTCCGTACAACGACGTCGAGTGGCACAGCATCGACGTCGGCGACGCCGCCAACGTGGACAAGTTGGCCGAGGCGCTCCGCGGGTCCGATGCGGTCATCCACCTTGCCTGGCTGATCCAGCCCAACCGTGACGAAGCCGAGCTGCACCGGGTCAACGTCAAGGGTACGGAAAATGCGCTGGCCGCGGCGGCCGCCGCGGGGGTCCGGCAGTTTGTCTGCGCCTCCTCTGTGGGTGCGTACAGCCCGGCTCCGAAGGACCGGCTGACGGATGAATCCTGGCCGGCGCGCGGCATCGCCAGTTCGCACTACAGCAGGCACAAGGGCGAGCAGGAAGCGCTCCTGGACCGGTTCGAACTGGAGTACCCGGAGATCGCCGTGGCCCGGCTGCGGCAGGGGCTGGTCTTCTCCTCCGACGCCGGAAGCGAGGTCGGCGTCTACTTTGTGGGCCGGGTGATCCCCAAGTTCATCCTCAACAAGCTCCGCTTGCCGTTGATCCCCCTGCCCAGCGAGTTTGTTTTCCAGGCGGTCCACGCCGATGACATGGCCGACGCCTACTGGCGCGTGGTGGACCAGCGCGCGGAGGGCGCCTTCAACATTGCCGCCGATCCGGTCATCACGCCCGAGCTCCTGGCCGGGGTGCTGGGCGCCAAGCGGGTCCTGAACGTGCCGGTGAAGCTGGTGCGCGCCGTCGTCGGCCTGACCTGGGCGGCGCACCTGCAGGCCTCGGATCCGGGCTGGATCGACTTGGCCGCCGGTGTGCCGGTAATGGACACCGCCCGGGCGCGCGAAGAGCTGGGCTGGCAGCCGCGGCGCACCTCGCTGGAATCCCTGCAGTTCGTGCTGGACGGGATGAGCGCCGGCGACGGTGTGGCCGGCTCTCCGCTGCTGGCACCCCGCAGCCGGGTGCGCCGCTAGCCGGCACCTAGACCGCTTCGCGCAGGTCCGCTGTTTCCACCATGCCTGCTGCCGGGCGTGCGGCGGCGACCGCCAGCCCGAGATCCTCTTCGAGCAGCTTGGCGTTGACCACCACTGCCAGCCGGTACGCGTCGCCGGCGGCGGCGACCACCTGGGCGGACGGATCGGTGGCATTGCCCACGGCCCAGATCCGCTCCTGGCTGGTGCGTCCCATTTCGTCGGTGACAATGCAGCCGTCGTCGTCCACGTCCAGATGCTCGGTCAGCCCGGTGTCCATCTCGGCGTCAGGCTCCAGGAACAGCGCTTCGCAGGGAACGGTCTGCCCGTCGGCCAGCACCAGGGCCGCCAAGGCATCGTTCTCGACGCTCAGCTCCGCCACAGTGCCCTCCACCACCCGGATCCCCATGGCGGCAAGGCCGGACGCGTCCTCTTCACTGAGGGAAATGTCCTCGTGCAGCACCAGCACCACATGCTCCGAGAAACTGCGGACCAGCTGTGCCTGCTGGATGGAGGTTTCCCCGGTTCCCAGCACGGCCAGCTTTTTGTCGATTGTTTCGTAGCCGTGGCAGTAGGGGCACTGCAGCACGTCGCGGCCCCAGCGGGAGCGGAGGCCCTCGATGTCCGGCAGGACGTCCCGCAGCCCGGTGGCAAGGATCAGCTGCCGGCCGCGGAACTCGCCGCCGTCGCCGGTCCTGACCGTGCCGGAGGGTTCCACAGCGGCCACCGTGGCCTCCGCCAGTTCCACTCCGTAGCCGCGGACCTCGGTGCGGGCGAGCTCAAGCAGTTCGGCCGGCGGCATGCCGTCACGTGTGGGGAAACCATGCACATGGCCGGCAGGCGCGTTGCGCGGGGACCCGGCGTCGAGCACCGCCACCCGGCGGCGAGCCCGCCCCAGGACCAGCGCAGCGGTGAGGCCGGCTATGCCGCCGCCCACGATCACCACGTCGTACTCGGGAACAGGAGGGGAAGATTCAGGACTGGTCATAGCTACTTTTTACAGGATCCGGTGGAAATCATCAGCATTCTTAGTATGTTGTCTAGACTTTTCCGCATGGAAGAAACCACGCAGGAAAAGCCTGCCTCCAAACTCAAGCAGGGCATCACCGGCCCCATGCTGTATCTGTTCATTCTCGGCGACGTACTTGGTGCGGGTATCTATGCCCTGGTGGGCGAGGTTTCGGGCCAAGTGGGCGGTGCCATCTGGGTGCCGCTGCTGGTTGCCCTGGTGCTTGCGCTGCTGACCGCCGCCTCCTATGCCGAGCTGGTGACGAAGTACCCGAAGGCCGGCGGTGCCGCGGTGTTCGCCCAGCGTGCCTTCAAGGTGCCGGCCATTTCGTTCCTGGTCGGTTTCGCCATGCTCGCCGCCGGCGTGACCAGTGCGGCCGGACTGGCGCTGGCGTTCACCGGTGACTACCTGAGTCCGTTCCTGGACGTCCCCCCGGTCCCCGCGGCCATCGTGTTCCTGTTGCTCGTGGCGCTGCTGAACGCCCGCGGCATCACGGAATCGGTGCGCAGCAACGTGGTCATGACCATTATCGAGCTCTCCGGGCTGGTCCTGGTGATCGTGCTGGTGGGCCTCATGCTGGGTAAGGGTGAAGGCTTCACGGAGCAGATCACCCAGTTCCCGGTAGGCGTGAATCCGGGCACGGCGGTCCTCGCCGCGTCCGTAATTGCCTACTACTCCTTCGTGGGCTTCGAAGTTTCCGCCAACATCGCCGAGGAAGTCCGCGATGTCCGCCGGGTCTATCCGAAGGCCATCTTCGGGGCAATGCTCACCGCAGGATTCGTCTACGTCCTGATCGGACTGGCGGCATCCATTGCCCTGCCCACTGAGGACCTCGCCGGGTCCTCGGGGCCGCTGCTCGACGTCGTCAGCGCCACCGGGTTCGGCATTCCGGACTGGCTCTTCAGCCTGGTGGCCCTGGTCGCCGTGGCCAACGGTGCGCTGCTGACCATGATCATGTCCTCGCGGCTGACCTACGGCATGTCGGAACAGGGCCTGCTTCCCGCCGTGTTCGGCCGGGTGCTGCCTCGCCGGAAAACCCCGTGGGTGGCCATCATCGCCACCACCGCCGTCGCCATGATCCTGACCATGACCGGAGGACTGGCCTCGCTGGCCGAGACCGTGGTCCTCCTGCTGCTCTTCGTCTTCCTGAGCACCAACCTCGCAGTGATTGTGCTGCGCAAGGACAAGGTGGAGGAGAAGCACTTCAAGGCTCCGATTGTGGTGCCGTACCTCGCTATCGCCTCCTGCCTGCTGCTCCTGACCCAGCAGGACGGCACCGTCTGGCTGCGGGCCGGCGCGCTGATGGCCATCGGGCTCCTGCTGTTCGGAGCCCGGTTCCTGGCCAAGGGCAAGAACCTCGGTGCCAAGACCCGCCGCGGTGCGGGCAAGCCGAAGGAAAGCAGCACCGAAACCACGCAGGAGCGGTAGGCGCTGCACTCTCGTTCCGGGAATCCCGGCAGCCGCGCCCCGCACGCAAAAACCGCCCCGGACCAGCTGGTCCGGGGCGGTTTTGGGTTTGCGCGGCTTTGCAGTGCGCTAGCGGTTACTCGTGCAGGTCGTCGTCGTAGTCCTTGCCGGCATGCTGCTGGCGCAGCTTCCGGCCCTCGGCGATGTCCTTCTCTTCCTGTTCCTGCCGCTTCTCCGTCTGGCGGGTGTCACGCGGGGGAAGCTGCACGGATTCCTCGGCCTGGATGCCTGCCTGCAGTTCGCGGCCGCGCTCCACCTCGGCGTCGAACTCCGCACCGAAGAGCAGGGACACATTGGCCAGCCAGATCCACAGCAGCAGGACAATGACGCCGCCGATGGCGCCGTAGGTGGCGTTGTAGTTGCCGAAGTTGGCGACGTAGAAGCTGAAGCCAAGGGTCACGATCGCCAGGATCACGAGGGCGATCAGCGAGCCCATGCTCATCCAGCGGAACTTGGGCTGCTTGACGTTCGGGGTGGTGTAGTAGAGGACTGCGATGATCAGCACCGCGAAGATCACCATGATTGGCCACTTGGCGATATTCCAGATGGTTACCGCTTCACTGCCCAGACCGATGACATTGCCGATCGCTTCGGCGATCGGGCCTGAAATCACCAGCATCAGCATCAGTGCGGCAGCCATCAGGACCAGCACCAGGGTCACGAGCAGCTGCGTGGGAAGCAGCTTCCAGGCGGGCCGGCCTTCCTCAACTTCGTAAATGCGGTTCAGGGAACGGCCAAACGCCTTCACGAAGCCGGAGGCGGACCACAGGGCGCCCAGGATACCGACGATCAACGCGAGCCCTGCGGTGGAGGAGGAGGTCAGCTGCTCGATGGGCCCTTCAATGACCTTGACCGCGTCCGCGGGGGCAAACTGCCGCACCAGGTCCAGCAGTGCGTTGGTGGTGCTTTCCGCCTGGCCCACCAAACCCAGGATGGACACCAGCGCCAGCAGGGCCGGGAAGATCGCCAGGACGGTGTAGTAGGTCAGGGCCGCGGCCAGATCGGTGCACTGGTCCTTGGAAAACTCGCGGACGGTCTTCTTGAGGATGTATTTCCAGCTGGGCTTGGATACCTCGGTGGGTTTATCGGGCTTGCTGGCATCGTCCGGACTGGGTGCGGTCTCGGCTTTGCTGTTCGTTTCCTGCGCCACTGCGGCCTCCTGCTGGGATGGATGTTCTGCCCCCATGCTATTAGTAAGCGTTCTTACCAACAAAGAGATACCGCTGATGCACCCGGATCCGCGGAAGTCAGCGGAGCCGGTAATAGTCCATCAGGACGGCCTCTTCGCCGGGGCTTAGCGGGTTCTCCGGATTGGCCCCGGGTGAGTGCGCCACCTGGTCCCTGGAGTAGTTCACGAAGATGTCCTGCCCGTCGCGGCGGGCACCGGTCAGCGGAACATAATGGTTCTCGGTTTCGAACAGGCCCAGGTCAACCGTGATCCAGACAGGCTCTGCGGTGGCGCGGTCCAGGTGCACTTCGCCCACCAGCCCCAGCCGCTCGCCGTCGTTCGCCCAGACGCTGGAGCCCTGGATTTCGTGCAGCGTAAATGCATCCGCCATGTCTCGTCCCTTCGCCGGCCCGGCCGAACTGGCCGGGTTCTTATTGCCGCCCGACGCAGGGCCTGCTGTCAACACCTGTGCGCGTGCCGTCCGGCGGGGAACGGGGAAGTCAGCGCGGCTCGCCGTCGACGGCGTTTTCCTCCCGTTCGGCGAAGACCTCTTCACCGGGGCCGGAGAAGTTCACCCGGCGTTCCACGGCATCGATGCTTCCAGTGAAGAACTGCGAGTCGCTGGTGTCCTCGTTGCGGGGCGCCGATGCGGCACGCGGGCCGCTGTGCACCATGCTGCCGGCGGGGCGGACCTCTTCCCAGCGCTGGCGCGGCAGGGCATCCGGATGCCATTCCTGGAGATAGGCGACCATGCTTTCGCGGATAAGGCAGCGCAGGTCGAACAGGGTGCCGCTGTCCACCGCGCTGACGAGGATGCGGATCCGCACCAGGCCCTTCACGGCGTCCGTCACCTGCAGCACGCCGGTGCGCTGGTCCCACAGGTCGGTGTCCGCGAGGATTTCCTTCAGCAGGGTGCGCAGGTCCCCCACCGGCACACGCCAGTCCAGGTCCAGTTCCACCGTGCCCAGGATGTCCGACTGGCGGCGGGTCCAGTTCTGGAACGGCGTGGTGGTGAAGTAGGTGGAGGGCAGGATCAGGCGCCGGTCGTCCCAGATGTGGAGCACCACGTAGGTCATGGTGATTTCCTCGATGGTGCCCCATTCGCCTTCCACCACAACGACGTCGTCCACCCGGATCGCGTCAGTGAAGGCCAGCTGCATCCCGGCAAACACGTTGGTCAGCGTCCCCTGCACGGCGAGGCCCGCCACAATGGACAGCACGCCGGCGGAGGCGAGGATACCGGCACCGAGTGCGCGGACCTCGGGGATGGTCAGCAGCACGCAGGCAACGGCAATGGTGATCAGCACGGCTATGCCCACCCTCCTGCCCAGGATCACCTGGGTTTTCAGGCGCCGCAGCCGGCGGTTGTCCCGGGTGTCCGTGCTGTACTTCGTGAGGATCATGGCCTCGATCACCAGCAGCAGGACCACGCCCAGCCACGCCACGGCGCCGATCAGTCCCAGCACCAGCACGTAGTCGACCGCCGGCAGCCACGAGGCACCGGCAGCGGTGGCTCCGAGGGCAATCCGCGCGCCGATCAGCGAGAGTCCCAGCCGCAGCGGGTTCCGGGCCTTGACGGAGATCTCCCGGATGCCCGGTGTCTTGCGGAATGCCCGGTGGACCACTTCCCGCAGGATCCGGGCCACGATCAGGGCCACACCCACTGCCACCAGCACGGCAAAGAGCGGTTTAAAGCTGACAGCAAGCGAGAGCAGGTCTTCCATACCTTCGATCATTGCAAACAGCCGTGGGTGGCTGTCCAATCAGGTCTCGCGGCGGGACCGTGCGGAGCCTGCCCGCCGGGCGGTTAAAACAGCGGACACCCCGGAGGATTCCGGGGTGTCCGCTGCGCCTTCCGGAGAAGGCGGAGGTAACGGGTCCTACTTCGCGTCGTCGGCTGCCGTTGCGGCGTCGGCGATCATCGGCACCACGTTGTCCAGGGCGTAGGGGATGCTGAGCACGTTGATGGCCGAGGTGGAGAAGACGCGCGTCGGGTCGGCGTCGGCCACGAGGCCGCCGTTCTTCACAGCGGGGATCTGCCCCAGCAGCGGATCGGAGGCAATGCTGTCGGCAACCTCTTCGCTGGCCACCCAGCTGACAAAGATGTCGGAATCCAGCTGGTTGAGGTTTTCATCCGACCAGGGGATGTAGAACTCGTCTCCCTTGGTGTTTTCCGCTACCACCGGCGCCATGGTGAGGCCCAGGGATTCCATGAACTTGGGCCGGTTGTCCAGGGCGGTGTAGACAGAGTTCTCCGCACCCGGGGCGAGGTTGCCGTAGATGAAGGACTTGCCCTCGAGCTGCGGGTATTCGTCCGCCTTCTCGGTGATGGCCTGCTCGGTGTCCGCCACCAGTTGCTCGGCTTCGTCGCTCTTGCCGAGGGCTTCGCCGATCATGGTGGCGGTGTCCTGCCAGGAGGTGCCCCACGCGGTTTCGGGGTAGGCGACCACGGGAGCGATCTTGCTCAGCTTGTCGTAGTCCTCCTGGGACAATCCGGAGTACGCGGCGAGGATGACGTCGGGGTCGGTGGCGGCGACGTCGTCGAAGGCAATGCCGTCAGCCTCGGAGTACTGCACCGGAGCGTTTTCCGATCCGATGGATGCGTCGAGGTCTTCGAGTGCCTCGTCAATCCAGGGGGTGGTGCCCTGGTCATTGCCGCCGAATTCGATCAGCGGCATCCCCACGGGAACCACGTCCAGTGCCAGCGCGGTTTCTGCGTTGGCCCAGGCCACGGCGGCTACCCGTTCGGGAACCCCTTCGATGGTGGTCTCACCGAAGGCATGCTTGATGGTCACGGGAAACTGGTCTTCCGCCGCTGCAGCGCTGCCGGAGGATTCGTTTTCCCCCGCGGCACCGGTGGAGCAGGCGGAAAGGGACAGAACGGCGACGGCGGCCGCAGCGGCGACGCGGCGCATCCGGGACAGGGCCATGTTGGGCTCCTTGGATCACTAAACGAACGGAACGGACCCAGCGGTCGCGGATCCAAAAGTAAGGTTAGCCTAGGTTTTCCCTAATTACGCAACGCTAACCTTTCGTAATCCATCCGGGGGG
This genomic stretch from Arthrobacter sp. zg-Y1110 harbors:
- a CDS encoding FecCD family ABC transporter permease, producing the protein MSAAVETPRGPRTAPAGAAEAVRAARRQGRRRRVLVPSLLAAAVFVLFAVYVLLGTYTFTIPDFFRILFGEQIPGATYILMESKLPRAVIGTLIGVGFGIAGAVFQTLLRNPLASPDIIGISYGASASAVSAIVLFGAAGTTVSVVALVGALVVALAIYLLSRRGGAAGYRLVLVGIGFAAVMQALVSFLLTRTDIRTASEALVWLNGSLNNSSWDRAAVLAAFLLVLLPAAAVLSRSLRGLELGDDAAAGLGIRVESARLALIIVGVGLAAVATAAAGPVAFIAFLSGPIARRLMGGEGTLLTAGLVGACIVLAADFVGANLIPGVTLPVGVVTGALGAPFLLWLLVTSNRVGQGG
- a CDS encoding iron ABC transporter permease, producing the protein MSVAARPSGVPRQRGSRVHLTEAASSAGKTTGPGTEPAVSRPESAGNRGSGRRFGLLLLTLAFLAVACAASVAIGARPVAPGTVWEAFTAFDPANGDHAVVHSRVPRTVLGLVTGAALGLAGAAMQGVARNPLADPGILGVNAGAAFAVVLGIYIFGVTNLNGYIWFALAGAAGAAVVVYLVASLGREGATPVKLALAGAALSAGLMSLLSAVLVSSQQTLDTFRFWQVGSVSGRNWDTIVAVLPFLAAGALISVFAGRALNGLSLGDDVARGLGQRVGLTRGITALGVVLLCGAATAAAGPIAFIGLVIPHVVRSFTGPDYRWILPFSMLLAPALLVTADVVGRVLLPPGEIPVGVTTAVIGAPVFIWLVRRRKLAEL
- a CDS encoding glutathione S-transferase family protein encodes the protein MTSQGSAPADSSAHSTKGAYVTGGTEYTRDTNYIETRITRDGRDGYPVEAGRYRLVAARACPWANRTIIVRRLLGLEDAISLGLPGPTHDARSWTFDLDPDGRDPVLGIERLQEAFFRRVPGYQRGITVPAIVDVPTGAVVTNNFPQITLDFSTEWKEFHREGAPDLLPAEHLAEMEQVNKRIFTEVNNGVYRCGFAGSQEAYNAAYDRLWAAMDWLEDRLSTQRYLVGDTITEADVRLFTTLVRFDPVYHGHFKCNRNKLTEMPALWGYARDLFQTPGFGDTVDFEQIKAHYYIVHEDINPTGIVPKGPDLSNWLSEHGREELGGRPFGDGTPPGPVRKSERVAPGHGADN
- a CDS encoding NAD-dependent epimerase/dehydratase family protein, with product MRVAVIGATGNVGTAILRRLADARSERGDLEVVGIARRIPDTSLPPYNDVEWHSIDVGDAANVDKLAEALRGSDAVIHLAWLIQPNRDEAELHRVNVKGTENALAAAAAAGVRQFVCASSVGAYSPAPKDRLTDESWPARGIASSHYSRHKGEQEALLDRFELEYPEIAVARLRQGLVFSSDAGSEVGVYFVGRVIPKFILNKLRLPLIPLPSEFVFQAVHADDMADAYWRVVDQRAEGAFNIAADPVITPELLAGVLGAKRVLNVPVKLVRAVVGLTWAAHLQASDPGWIDLAAGVPVMDTARAREELGWQPRRTSLESLQFVLDGMSAGDGVAGSPLLAPRSRVRR
- a CDS encoding NAD(P)/FAD-dependent oxidoreductase, translating into MTSPESSPPVPEYDVVIVGGGIAGLTAALVLGRARRRVAVLDAGSPRNAPAGHVHGFPTRDGMPPAELLELARTEVRGYGVELAEATVAAVEPSGTVRTGDGGEFRGRQLILATGLRDVLPDIEGLRSRWGRDVLQCPYCHGYETIDKKLAVLGTGETSIQQAQLVRSFSEHVVLVLHEDISLSEEDASGLAAMGIRVVEGTVAELSVENDALAALVLADGQTVPCEALFLEPDAEMDTGLTEHLDVDDDGCIVTDEMGRTSQERIWAVGNATDPSAQVVAAAGDAYRLAVVVNAKLLEEDLGLAVAAARPAAGMVETADLREAV
- a CDS encoding APC family permease; its protein translation is MEETTQEKPASKLKQGITGPMLYLFILGDVLGAGIYALVGEVSGQVGGAIWVPLLVALVLALLTAASYAELVTKYPKAGGAAVFAQRAFKVPAISFLVGFAMLAAGVTSAAGLALAFTGDYLSPFLDVPPVPAAIVFLLLVALLNARGITESVRSNVVMTIIELSGLVLVIVLVGLMLGKGEGFTEQITQFPVGVNPGTAVLAASVIAYYSFVGFEVSANIAEEVRDVRRVYPKAIFGAMLTAGFVYVLIGLAASIALPTEDLAGSSGPLLDVVSATGFGIPDWLFSLVALVAVANGALLTMIMSSRLTYGMSEQGLLPAVFGRVLPRRKTPWVAIIATTAVAMILTMTGGLASLAETVVLLLLFVFLSTNLAVIVLRKDKVEEKHFKAPIVVPYLAIASCLLLLTQQDGTVWLRAGALMAIGLLLFGARFLAKGKNLGAKTRRGAGKPKESSTETTQER
- a CDS encoding YihY/virulence factor BrkB family protein, which encodes MGAEHPSQQEAAVAQETNSKAETAPSPDDASKPDKPTEVSKPSWKYILKKTVREFSKDQCTDLAAALTYYTVLAIFPALLALVSILGLVGQAESTTNALLDLVRQFAPADAVKVIEGPIEQLTSSSTAGLALIVGILGALWSASGFVKAFGRSLNRIYEVEEGRPAWKLLPTQLLVTLVLVLMAAALMLMLVISGPIAEAIGNVIGLGSEAVTIWNIAKWPIMVIFAVLIIAVLYYTTPNVKQPKFRWMSMGSLIALVILAIVTLGFSFYVANFGNYNATYGAIGGVIVLLLWIWLANVSLLFGAEFDAEVERGRELQAGIQAEESVQLPPRDTRQTEKRQEQEEKDIAEGRKLRQQHAGKDYDDDLHE
- a CDS encoding PRC-barrel domain-containing protein, producing MADAFTLHEIQGSSVWANDGERLGLVGEVHLDRATAEPVWITVDLGLFETENHYVPLTGARRDGQDIFVNYSRDQVAHSPGANPENPLSPGEEAVLMDYYRLR
- a CDS encoding mechanosensitive ion channel family protein — its product is MIEGMEDLLSLAVSFKPLFAVLVAVGVALIVARILREVVHRAFRKTPGIREISVKARNPLRLGLSLIGARIALGATAAGASWLPAVDYVLVLGLIGAVAWLGVVLLLVIEAMILTKYSTDTRDNRRLRRLKTQVILGRRVGIAVLITIAVACVLLTIPEVRALGAGILASAGVLSIVAGLAVQGTLTNVFAGMQLAFTDAIRVDDVVVVEGEWGTIEEITMTYVVLHIWDDRRLILPSTYFTTTPFQNWTRRQSDILGTVELDLDWRVPVGDLRTLLKEILADTDLWDQRTGVLQVTDAVKGLVRIRILVSAVDSGTLFDLRCLIRESMVAYLQEWHPDALPRQRWEEVRPAGSMVHSGPRAASAPRNEDTSDSQFFTGSIDAVERRVNFSGPGEEVFAEREENAVDGEPR
- a CDS encoding iron-siderophore ABC transporter substrate-binding protein; this encodes MALSRMRRVAAAAAVAVLSLSACSTGAAGENESSGSAAAAEDQFPVTIKHAFGETTIEGVPERVAAVAWANAETALALDVVPVGMPLIEFGGNDQGTTPWIDEALEDLDASIGSENAPVQYSEADGIAFDDVAATDPDVILAAYSGLSQEDYDKLSKIAPVVAYPETAWGTSWQDTATMIGEALGKSDEAEQLVADTEQAITEKADEYPQLEGKSFIYGNLAPGAENSVYTALDNRPKFMESLGLTMAPVVAENTKGDEFYIPWSDENLNQLDSDIFVSWVASEEVADSIASDPLLGQIPAVKNGGLVADADPTRVFSTSAINVLSIPYALDNVVPMIADAATAADDAK